In Solanum pennellii chromosome 3, SPENNV200, a single window of DNA contains:
- the LOC107014078 gene encoding cytochrome P450 90D2: MHNYSVWSLLAIAIFIIIFHKKLFIIIIHRVKRYTKSNKTISLLPLGNLGWPYIGETLEYISSAYTHSPESFMDKRRHMYGKVFKSHIFGSPTIISTDAEVNRSILQSDAKTFVPFYPKSLTELMGKSSILLINGSLQRRIHGLIGSFFKSPHIKARITHDMKKYVQKSMDNWQENCPVYIQHQAKNIAFQVLVKALIGLDGGEKLDILKINFQEFIAGLMSLPINFPGTTLYRSLQAKKRMVKLIQNIIQEKREKNIMSTVNEDVADVLLNDTSKELTDELISDNMIDFMIPGEDSVPVLITLAIKYLSDSPLALQQLTEENMTLKRLKEKQGETLVWSDYLSLPFTQNVISETLRLGNIIIGVMRKSVKDVEIKGYLIPKGWCTFVYFRSVHLDDNHYDFPHQFNPWRWQSKDTNNCNFTPFGGGQRLCPGLDLARLEASIFLHHFTTQFKWVAEEDSIINFPTVRMKKGMPVWIKRRETKQYIY; encoded by the exons atgcatAATTATAGTGTTTGGAGTTTGTTAGCAATTGcaatttttatcatcatttttCATAAGAAATTATTCATCATAATCATTCATAGAGTGAAACGATATACAAAATCAAACAAGACGATTTCACTACTTCCTTTGGGAAATCTTGGATGGCCTTACATTGGAGAAACCTTAGAGTATATTTCTTCTGCTTACACTCATTCTCCTGAATCCTTTATGGATAAACGTCGCCACAT GTATGGGAAAGTGTTCAAGTCACATATATTTGGAAGTCCAACTATAATTTCAACAGATGCAGAAGTTAATCGAAGTATTCTTCAAAGTGATGCAAAGACTTTTGTGCCCTTTTATCCAAAATCTCTTACTGAATTAATGGGAAAATCCTCAATTTTGCTAATTAATGGAAGTTTACAAAGAAGAATCCATGGCTTAATTGGATCTTTTTTCAAATCTCCTCATATTAAAGCTAGAATTACACATGACATGAAGAAATATGTACAAAAATCTATGGATAATTGGCAAGAAAATTGCCCTGTCTACATCCAACATCAAGCTAAAAAT ATTGCTTTTCAAGTACTAGTCAAAGCATTGATTGGTCTAGATGGAGGTGAAAAATTggatatattaaaaatcaattttcaagaATTTATTGCTGGTCTTATGTCTCTGCCAATTAATTTCCCTGGCACTACACTTTATCGTTCGTTACAG GCAAAAAAGAGGATGGTGAAACTGATACAAAATATTATacaagaaaaaagggaaaagaataTTATGTCAACAGTAAATGAAGATGTAGCTGatgttttattaaatgataCGAGTAAAGAATTAACAGATGAATTAATATCTGATAATATGATTGATTTTATGATACCTGGTGAAGATTCTGTTCCAGTATTAATAACTCTTGCTATTAAATACCTGTCTGATTCTCCTCTTGCTCTCCAACAATTAACG GAGGAGAACATGACACTAAAGAGGTTGAAAGAAAAGCAAGGAGAAACATTAGTGTGGAGTGACTATTTATCATTACCATTTACACAAAAC gtGATATCAGAGACATTAAGATTGGGAAACATAATAATAGGGGTAATGAGAAAATCAGTGAAAGATGTGGAAATAAAAGGATATTTAATTCCAAAAGGATGGTgtacttttgtttattttagatCAGTTCATCTTGATGATAATCACTATGACTTCCCTCATCAGTTTAATCCTTGGCGTTGGCAA AGTAAGGATACAAATAATTGTAACTTTACCCCATTTGGAGGTGGACAAAGGTTGTGCCCTGGGCTGGACCTTGCTAGGCTTGAGGCTTCTATTTTTCTCCACCACTTTACTACTCAATTCAA GTGGGTAGCTGAGGAGGATTCAATTATCAATTTTCCAACTGTAAGAATGAAGAAAGGAATGCCCGTCTGGATTAAAAGAAGAGAGACTAaacaatacatatattag
- the LOC107012710 gene encoding uncharacterized protein LOC107012710 isoform X3: MASSSMARGAAPPPQPPKASSSMARGAAPPPQPPKESFIRRYKYLWPMLLVVNFSIGAYLFMRTKKKDMGTEEGEIDVPGASISTVAASTVSEKEKEVAATPTLQPMIVQEPIPENQQRELFKWMLEEKRRIKPKDQEEKKRIDEEKAILKHFIRAKSIPVL, from the exons ATGGCGTCGTCATCTATGGCGCGCGGTGCGGCTCCACCTCCTCAGCCGCCTAAGGCGTCGTCATCTATGGCGCGCGGTGCGGCTCCACCTCCTCAGCCGCCTAAGGAATCCTTTATTCGCCGTTACAAGTACCTATGGCCTATGCTTTTGGTTGTCAATTTCTCTATTGGAG CTTACCTTTTCATGAGGACTAAGAAAAAGGATATGGGAACTGAGGAAGGAGAAATAGATGTTCCTGGCGCCTCTATTTCAACAGTAGCTGCTAGCACAGTTAGTGAAAAGGAAAAGGAAGTCGCTGCTACACCTACTCTGCAGCCTATGATTGTACAAGAACCAATACCCGAGAACCAACAGCGTGAACTATTTAAGTGGATGttggaagaaaagagaagaattaAGCCAAAAGatcaagaggagaaaaagcgGATTGATGAGGAGAAAGCCATTCTCAAGCACTTTATTCGAGCCAAGTCCATCCCAGTTTTGTAA
- the LOC107012710 gene encoding uncharacterized protein LOC107012710 isoform X2, with protein sequence MAEPPKLYVNKPKKAQLKQIQQQQASSPTPTPAPPSSMASSSMARGAAPPPQPPKESFIRRYKYLWPMLLVVNFSIGAYLFMRTKKKDMGTEEGEIDVPGASISTVAASTVSEKEKEVAATPTLQPMIVQEPIPENQQRELFKWMLEEKRRIKPKDQEEKKRIDEEKAILKHFIRAKSIPVL encoded by the exons ATGGCTGAGCCTCCAAAACTATACGTTAATAAACCTAAGAAAG CGCAGTTGAAGCAAATTCAGCAACAACAGGCATCTTCTCCGACACCGACGCCGGCGCCGCCGTCATCGATG GCGTCGTCATCTATGGCGCGCGGTGCGGCTCCACCTCCTCAGCCGCCTAAGGAATCCTTTATTCGCCGTTACAAGTACCTATGGCCTATGCTTTTGGTTGTCAATTTCTCTATTGGAG CTTACCTTTTCATGAGGACTAAGAAAAAGGATATGGGAACTGAGGAAGGAGAAATAGATGTTCCTGGCGCCTCTATTTCAACAGTAGCTGCTAGCACAGTTAGTGAAAAGGAAAAGGAAGTCGCTGCTACACCTACTCTGCAGCCTATGATTGTACAAGAACCAATACCCGAGAACCAACAGCGTGAACTATTTAAGTGGATGttggaagaaaagagaagaattaAGCCAAAAGatcaagaggagaaaaagcgGATTGATGAGGAGAAAGCCATTCTCAAGCACTTTATTCGAGCCAAGTCCATCCCAGTTTTGTAA
- the LOC107012710 gene encoding WAS/WASL-interacting protein family member 3 isoform X1, with protein MAEPPKLYVNKPKKAQLKQIQQQQASSPTPTPAPPSSMASSSMARGAAPPPQPPKASSSMARGAAPPPQPPKESFIRRYKYLWPMLLVVNFSIGAYLFMRTKKKDMGTEEGEIDVPGASISTVAASTVSEKEKEVAATPTLQPMIVQEPIPENQQRELFKWMLEEKRRIKPKDQEEKKRIDEEKAILKHFIRAKSIPVL; from the exons ATGGCTGAGCCTCCAAAACTATACGTTAATAAACCTAAGAAAG CGCAGTTGAAGCAAATTCAGCAACAACAGGCATCTTCTCCGACACCGACGCCGGCGCCGCCGTCATCGATGGCGTCGTCATCTATGGCGCGCGGTGCGGCTCCACCTCCTCAGCCGCCTAAGGCGTCGTCATCTATGGCGCGCGGTGCGGCTCCACCTCCTCAGCCGCCTAAGGAATCCTTTATTCGCCGTTACAAGTACCTATGGCCTATGCTTTTGGTTGTCAATTTCTCTATTGGAG CTTACCTTTTCATGAGGACTAAGAAAAAGGATATGGGAACTGAGGAAGGAGAAATAGATGTTCCTGGCGCCTCTATTTCAACAGTAGCTGCTAGCACAGTTAGTGAAAAGGAAAAGGAAGTCGCTGCTACACCTACTCTGCAGCCTATGATTGTACAAGAACCAATACCCGAGAACCAACAGCGTGAACTATTTAAGTGGATGttggaagaaaagagaagaattaAGCCAAAAGatcaagaggagaaaaagcgGATTGATGAGGAGAAAGCCATTCTCAAGCACTTTATTCGAGCCAAGTCCATCCCAGTTTTGTAA